From the genome of Streptomyces xanthophaeus:
GTCGGTGCGCTCGCCCCCGTCGCGGTACCGGTCGTCCGTGTACCGGTCGTCGCCGTACCGGTCGTCGCCGTACCGGTCGTCCCCGTACGGATCCTCACGCCGGCCGTCGCGTCGGCCGTACTCCTGTCCGTACTCCCGGCCGTACTTCTGCTTCCCGTACGGGTCCTCCTCGTCGTAGGACCGGCGACGGGGCTCTTCGGAGCGGTCCCCGGACGACGCGCCGGTGCCCTCCTTCAGCTGCGGGGTGTCGGCGGCGCCGGCCACCTGCGCGGCGGCGGGCGGGTCCTGGTCGAGGAGGCTCTGCCCGGTGCTGAGGCGCTCGACGAAGGCGCGCGCGTCGAGCGGCGCGTTGTCGAGGAGGCCGCGGTTGATCAGCTGGCGGCTCAGCTCCTGGTTGATGTTGTCGCGCCGGTCGGCCCGGTGACGCCGCTCGGCCCGGTCGGCGAGCACATCCTCGCGCTGGTCCGCCCGCTGCCGCAGCCGGTCGTCGCGGTCCGCGGCCCGCTTCTCGCGCTGCTCCTCCCGGGCGGCGTCGAGCGCGGCGCGCTGATCCTGGCGGTCGACCTCACGGTGGCGGTCCTCGCGCTCCAGGCTGTAGCGGATGTCCTCCCGTTCGGCGTGGCGCCGGCGTTCGGCGTTCTCCCGGTGGCGCTCCTCGTCCTCGCGCTGCCGCTCGCGCCGCAGCCGGTCGGTCTCGCGCTGCCGCTCGGCCAGCTCGGAGTACCCGATCTCGCCCCGGCGCTGGGCGAGGACGTCGGTGTGGGCGGGGTCGGTGCCGAAGTCATCGAGGTCCTTGAGCGCCTCGGTGCGCTCGAACTCGAAGTCCTTGCGCTTGATGTTGTGGGTGTAGTGCTGGTCCTCGGCGTCGGTCCGCTGGGTGTACGACCGCCGCAGGTCCTCCAATTCCTGCTGGTGCCGCATTTCGAGCGAGTTGCGCTCGGCCGCCATCGCCTTGCGTTCCTTCTCGCGCTCGTGTTCCATCTGCTCGCGCTCGTGCTGCATCTGCTCGCGCTCGCGGCGTACCGCCTCCTTCACGCGGTCGTGCTCGCGCTCGCGCTGCTGGTCGGCGAACTCCTGCGGGGTGAGCACCGTCAGGTACGGGTCGCCGACGGACAGCCCGGCGATGCGCGGCGGCTCCATCTCCAGGTACGAGATCAGGCGCGCGGTCAGCCGCCGGGACACCTCCTTGCCCGCTTCGAGCGGCCATTCCTGGGTGACGTCGGTGAGTCCGGGCAGCGCCCGGAGGTACCCGAGCAGCCGGGACTCCACGTCGACGACGCCCTCGCGGACGACGGCCACGGGGTCGGTGACCGTGCAGTGGAAGGCGACCTGGACGGTGAAGCCGTCGGTCTCGGCGGACGGTACGTCGGTGCCGACGGTGATGGGCACCGCGGTGCGGCAGTCGACGACCGTGACCGAGCCTGCGTTCAGGACGGTCTCGTCGCCGGGCCCGCGGACGCCGTGGTCGGTGAGGTACTGGTCACCGGTGCGGTAGACGAGGACCTGGTGGGCGGAGACGCGGGGCAGTTCGTCGTGCGAACGGGTCGGCTGGTTCCAGAAGCGGCGACCGGTGCGGGGCGCAGGAGCCAGCACCCGCTCCTCGACCAGGGGATAGGTCCTGTGGATCGTGGTCATCGTGGGTGGGTGTCCTTCACACGGTTCAAGGCGCCGAGCAGGGTCGCGACGCAGTCGGGACCAGTGGCGCGGGTGGGACGGGAGTCCGCGAGTCGGCCCAGCTCGCTTGTCAGCATGGGGTGTTCGACCTGCGGAAGCGCGGCGGCGAGGGCGTGACCGAGTCGCGCGGCCGCAGCGGTGGGGTCGGAGGTCACGGCGTGCAGGCCGCGGACCGTGACGAGCAGAGCGGACAGGGCGTTGCGGCGCAGCGGCCGGTAACAGAGGACCGCCGCCCACAACTCGGCGACGACGTCGGCCTCCTCGGGCCGGTCGGCGACGTAGCGTGCGACGGCGGGGCGGCCCGAGAGCCGCTCGGTGGCGGTGAAGATCCAGAGGGTGGTCTCGAGGACGAGCAGGCCGGTCGCCGAGTAGGCGGCGGACCGGGTGCGCCGCTCCTTCCTGATCCGGTGCGCCAGGGCGTCGAGCACGATGCCGGCGTCCTCCTGGCAGTCGACGAGCGTCAGGAACAGCTGCGCCCAGGCCCGCAGCCCGTGTTCGCGTTCCTGCCGCTTTTCGAGGGCGCTGGTGCGCAGCACCGCCCAGAGCCACTTCACCGCGTCGGTGGGGAAGGTGACGCCGAGCTGGCCGCTGAAGGCGAGGAGCGCGGTGCCCCGCAGGGTGGGGTGGGTGGACTGGGCCCAGGTGCGGGCCAGTGTGAGCGCGGCGGCCGCCTGGGTCTCCTCCAGGCACATGTACCAGAGCACGTACACGGCGAGGGTCTGCCCGGTCTCGCCGCTCTCCCCGCGCGCCCACGGGTCGAGGTAGCTCTGTACGACCTCGTCGAAGGCGATGTGCCCGAGCAGCGTGAGTCCGGAGGCGATGGAGAGCTGGAGGGCGGGGTCGGGGTCGGCGTCGACGAGCGCGTCCAGCCAGTGGCGGACCGCGTCCCAGTACTCGGTGGGGTGGTCGCGCCACAGTGCCTGCAGCACCCAGCGGCGCAGCTCGGCGTCGGCGAAGACCATGACCTCGCGGGTGGTCGCGCCGTAGATCTGCATCTCGGTGGTGATCAGGGCGTTGCGGGAGAGCGAGCGGCGCCGGTCCACCGGGCGGGCGCGGCGGCGCTGCTGCGGGCCTTGGCCGTCGGGGGCGGCGCCCTGCTCGGTGGCGTCGGGGGCCGCAGCGCCGTCGGCGGCGGCCCCGGCCGCGGCCCCTGCTTCCGGTGTGAAGTAGACCGGTCCGAGGAGCCGTTCGAGGAGGTCCTGGAGCGATTCGAAGGCGCGCCGTCCGATGCCCGGGGCGAAGGCGAGGGTGGTGACCTCGGCGATCTCGCGCAGGCTGCGCTCCTCCTCGGCGCCGAACCACTCCTGGACCGCCTGCGGCGCGCTGCCGCTGTGTTCCTTCCACGCCTGGTCGGGGTCGGCGCCCGCCGCGATCCGCTGGGCCGCGTCGGCGACGACCGCGAGGGGGCAGCGGGGCGGGATGCCGGCCACGGCCCGGTCGACGATCTCCTGCGGGATACGGGCCTGGACCAGCCGGGCCCGTACCACCTTGTCCAGGAGCGGGGGCCGCCACGGCAGATGGCGTACGGCCTTGGGGGAACGGCCGGCCACGCCGTGCACGGTGGTGATCACCAGGTGGGCGTGGTGGCGGCGCAGCTGGTCGCGCACCCGGCGCCAGTCGAAGTCGGAGGACGGACCGGCGTCGTCCGCGGTGGTCCCGGCCGCATCCGCGGCTCCCGCGGTTCCGGTGCGGTCGAGGACGACGTAGCCAACGCCCGCGTCGAAGGTGCGCTCCGCGAGCTGGTCGAGGCCGATGTCGGGCGAGAGCACCACGTAGTCGGCGGAGGGTCCGACCGTCTCCCGGAGGAGGGCGACCGCGCCGGAGCGCTTGCCTGTGCCCTGGGGGCCGGTGAGGACGACGATGCCGGTACGGGACAGCTCGGCGGCGGCTTCGTCGAAGCAGTCGGGTCGGATGTAGGAGCGCAGCAGCGCGTCGATCTCGTCGGCGTCGAGGAGGCCGGTGGCACGGGCCCGCCCGGGCCGCTCGGCGGCGGTGGCGATGCCGAAGTGGGCGCGGCCGTGGTACTGCGGGCCGTAGAAGTTGTTGTAGACGCGGTAGTCGCCGTCGGAGGGATCGGCTGCGGAATCCGCTGCGGAAGCGACTCCGGAATTGGCTCCGGAATTGGCTCCAGAATTCACTCGTGAGGGTGACGGGGAGGCGGGTGTGGACGGGGTCGGGGTCGGCGGCGGGGTCGGGGTCGGCGGCGGGGTCGGGGTCGCGGGCGGCTCGGGGGCGGGGCGGGGATCGGCCGCGCTGTTCGCCTCGTCCGTTAACTGCCGGGGTTCGCCGGTCACGCCGTCTCCTTCCCCACCACTGCCGTGATCCTCCGTGCGCCGATCCGTGGATCTCACGTGTGCACCCCGTCTCCCCGTCCGCTCAACTCACTTGGAGATGCCGAAGACGACGTTCCCGTTGATGACGGTTCCGTACAGATGGTTGGTGGCCGAGTCCCCGCCGCCGGCGCCGGCCGCCGCCGAACCGGAATGCGAACCAGAGGAACGACCGGAGCCGGTGTCGGAGCCGTCACCAGAAGCAGAACGGGAACCGGAGATGGAACCGGAATCAGAATCGGAATCCGGACAGGGGCCCGGCTCGCCGAGGTCCAGCGTGTGGACGTCGTACCCCGACACCCACAGCCAGGCCCGGCCCCGGTACTCCTTCTTCTCGACGACGACCTCGCGGAACTCCTCCGGCCGGAAGTTGGTGTACCCCTGGGCGACGAGCTCGGTGAAGACCGGCGCGGTCAGCGCGACGGCGAGCGCGGCGTCCGGGGCCGCGGCGAGGGCCCGGCGCAGGGGGTCGCTCTCCAGGATGCGGGAGACCTCGACGGGACCGGGGCCCACGAAGCCGTTGGGGGCCTCGGACGCCGGACCGAAGTGCACGGCGGCGCGCAGCGCGACCCGCGCGCCGGGCACCCGGTCTCGGTTGTGGGCCCGCAGCCCGGCATCCAGCCGGCGCATGAACGGCTCGACGAGCGCCTGCTCGTCGGAACCGGCCGGGAGCACGGCGAACTCGGAATCCCCTGCGGCCTGGCGTACCCAGGAGGCCCGGTCGAGCCCGGCCGCCTCGGCGGACTCGGAGAGAAGCCGGGGCAACACTGTCTGAATCTCGCGCTGTCGCGCGGTGTCCGCGCTGCCGTAACCTCGCGCGTCGACGGCGAGCAGAAGCCGCCTGCCGAATCCACCCATCGCACCTACGGACATCCCGTCCTCCTCGTCCGTAACATCGGGAAGCACAGCATGCCGCACCTCCAACTCGCTTGCGAATCAGAAGAGTTACGAGGTTCGGAGCGATGCGGCAGGCCGCTCCCGGACCGTTGCCCACCCCCGTGGAGCGCCGGTCGCCCTGCCAGTCGTACACCGGATCCGGCCACTTGCACCCCGTGGAAATACGGGATCTCGCGCAATCGTCCGATCCCGTAGAAGTGCCTGGTCCGCCCGGCGGGCGGGTGGCTCGATGGAAGTCCTTCCGAGCCGCGTTGGAGGTTCCGTGACATCCACCCCGCCCACCCCGCCCACGGCGGTGCCCGGCTCCGCCGCGCGCACGATGCTGACCGTCCTGCAGACGACGCACCAGCACGCCGACGCCAAAGCCGGCATCCTCTCCGCCGTGCAGGCGGGGCTCGTGGGGACGGCGGGCGCGTGGAGCGAGGCGGCGCTCGACGCCTTGCGGCGCGGCGGCCCGCTCGGCTGGCTGGCGGGGGTGCTGCTGGCCCTCTTCGTCTGCGGCCTCTTCGGCGGCGCGGCCTCGCTCGCGCTGGCGCTCCGGCCGCGCGTCTGGCGGCCCGCCGGCCCCAACGACTACAGCTTCGTCCGGCCTGCCTCCACCTCGGATCCGTCGCCGCCCGTCACCGCCGAGGACGAGCGGCAGCTGCACGCGGTGATCCGCTTCCTCTCCGACGTGGCCCTGCGGAAGTACCGCTGTGTCACGGCCGCCGTGGTGTGCACCGCGGTGATGGGCGCCGTCGCCGGTCTCTGCCTGCTGTTACGGCCGCTGCTCGGCTGATCCCGGGGGCCGGCGCGGGGCGGGCGGAGCCACGGGCTCGGCGAGTTCGGCCACCCGGGCGAGCCGGGCGAGGTCGTGCACGGTGGTCGTCCGGTATCCGGTGCCGAGCAGCCCTTCGTCCCGGAGCTCGCGCAATCCCTTGTGCACGGTGGTCTCCGCGGCGCCGGTGAGCGCGGCGAGTTCGGGCTGGGTGAGCTGGAAGCCGATCACATGACCGCCCCCCGTTTCCGGCCGCCCGTACGCCACGGCGAGCTCGACCAGAAGCCGCGCGAGGCGCACCTTGACCGGATACCCCCGGAATTCGAGCCGCCGCCGGTTGGCCCAGCGCAGCCGGTCGGCCACGATCCGGGTGAGCGCCATCGCCACCTCGGGCCGCCGCAGCATGAGCCCGTGCAGGGCCCCGGGCCCGATCACCCGCGCCCGCAACGGCCCACAGGCCACCACGCCGGCCGACCGCGGCGCACCGTCGAGGGCGGCCATCTCGCCCACACTGTCCCCGCCGACCCGAACGGCGAGCAGCGACTCCTGCCCGTTCTCGACGGTCGCGGTGACCTTAGCGAACCCGCCGAGGATCACGTACAGATGCCGGTCGGTGGCCCCCTCGGTGAGCAGCACGCCGCCGGAGTCGAGCGTCAACTCCGAACCCAGCGCAAGTAATTCGGCCCGCGCGGGAGCGGACAACACCCCGAGCAGACTCCGACCCGGCCACTCCCACTGCCCACCCGGCCCCACGCCCACCACTCCACCCTCCGCACCCACACCCC
Proteins encoded in this window:
- a CDS encoding Crp/Fnr family transcriptional regulator, which produces MTLDSGGVLLTEGATDRHLYVILGGFAKVTATVENGQESLLAVRVGGDSVGEMAALDGAPRSAGVVACGPLRARVIGPGALHGLMLRRPEVAMALTRIVADRLRWANRRRLEFRGYPVKVRLARLLVELAVAYGRPETGGGHVIGFQLTQPELAALTGAAETTVHKGLRELRDEGLLGTGYRTTTVHDLARLARVAELAEPVAPPAPRRPPGSAEQRP